The genome window GGAATTCTTGTCGCAAATGAACGCATTAGGAGCAGAATTTCCAAGTAGTACAATAGTGCAGAACTTCGCACCAAATGCACAGTTAGTGTTAATTGGTCAATTACCTTCAGTATTTAAAGTGGGAACTTATACTGGAGTTTCTAATATAGCAAATGTTTTCAATACTTGGGATCAATACTTCATCTTTGCCTTAACATATGTGCAAAATCTATTACCTAACGGAACAGCTATTCCACCAATAGTTAAAGTATATTTATCTCCCTCAAATGCATCTGCTGAAGTTATAGCTAACGACACAGTATTCTTTGGATTTGTAAATCAAGGCCAACCTAACTTCCCAATGATTTATGATCTACATGTTGCAATAACTGCATATTTTGTTTACAACACCACTACAGCAAGCTGGCAAATAACTAAGGAAGTCTGGAACTCAACCGAAATTAATGCATTATCTGATACAATTTATTATAACTTAAATGAGCCAATCATGAAAGTTAATGGAGAAGAAACTGTGACTGTAAACGCTACTAGCGGTCAAGGATATACATTACAAGTTGGTAATATTATAGTCATAGTTAAACCAAATACTTATGCAGAGTTAGCAAATGGCACAATGTTATCTGTATATAACTTCTCATTAGTAACCTTTAGTCTAGAAGCAATATACTCACCTCCTACCGCATTAAACTTAACACCACTTTATGCATTTGCATTTGCTGTTAACAATCAGATAACACCAAGTATTTCATTAGTAACAATGAGTAATGGAAAAGTTGTAGCGCAACCACCGATAACAGTTGTATGGGGAGCTCCGAATACTTGGACTTCATGGACCTGGTTTGGTGGAGTATTCAATGGTACTGCGTACATAGGTGGAAGCTATAAGTTTGTAGATCATTGGTTGTATGGAAATGATGTAATGGTAAATATACAATTCTTTAAACCAGTTATATGGATATTTGAATCTGCGCCAAGACCAATTGCACAGACACCTAAACCAGTACAAGTGAGTGTAGGTAGCGCATATGGGCTAACTCCAGTTAACGTATATAGCTACGAAATAAATGGCACACAAGGAGGAGTAGCAGTAGCTGGTAATATGATAGTTGCAATACAGCCAAACACTAAGATAGTAACGCCTAGTGGCAACTTGACAGTATTTAATTTCTCAGTAGTATTTTACAATCCAGCAAATGGAGGAACAGCACCAAATGGACAAGTACCGATTTTAGCATTTGCCTATGCTATAAATGGAAATGTAACATTTAGTTATTCATCAATAAACTCTCTCACTGGGCTAGCAAATCCATTTATAACTGTGATATTTACGCCAAGCCAGAATGTAACAATGTGGACATGGGGAGCTAAGGGATATATATTTAAAGATCCAATAATAGTCGGTAACGGTGTAGTGATTAACTTAACATTCTTTAAACCAGTACCATGGATATTAACAGCACCGGAAATATCTTCTTCATCAAGCACATCAATGAGTACGTCTTCTTCAACTTCTACCACTACTACCTCCACATCTACTCCATACTGGGGATAAGTATTAAAGCCAGATACTTATCACATAAAGATAAATAATCTTTTTTCTTTGCATACTCCTTTTTATATTATGATAATTATTACGGCTATGAATAATAATATCGTAGAAGGACTTGTAAGTGCTAGATGTGCAGTTGGTTACTATAAGGTAAAGATAAAAGTTGATGGATTTAAAATCGTTGATTCTGAGTGTGAGTGTGGACAAAAATTTTGTAGGCATACAATACAATTATATTTGCACTACATAAGAGTGAGGAATAATGATAATCATAATAAGGCCATCGGGTGAAATTGCACTAAAATCTCCCAGATCCAGAAGAAATTTTGAGCATACTCTAGCCAATAATATAAGAAATATTATAAAAGAAGGAAAAATATGGAAATCACAAGGTATATTATTTTTGGAAGTTAATGATGATAATAAGAACATAGAAGAGCTTAGTAAGGTATTTGGAATAGCCTCCTTTTCACCAGTTATATTAATTAAATCCTATAATAATTTAGAAGATATAGTAAATGAAGCTAAAGAAGTCTTTTCTGAAATAGTTAAAGGTAAGATTTTTGCTGTAAGAGCTAAAAGAATAGGTTCTCATAATTTTACCAGTTTAGATATCCAAAGAAAAGTTGGTGAGGCGCTATATCCATTTTCTAGAGGGGTTAATTTAGAGAATCCTGAAGTTGAGGTATTCATAGAAATTAGGAATAATATAACGTATTTTTACCATAAAATTATTAAAGGTCCTAAAGGTTTACCTGTTGGAGTCGCTGGAAAAACTGTTGTCTTATTTTCTGGGGGAATTGACTCGCCAGTAGCCACATGGATGATGATGAAAAGAGGCTCAATTCCCATTATTTTAAACTTCAATTTAGGTGGAAACATACATAGGAAATTTGTATTAGAGGAATTAAGTATACTTAGAAAATGGAGTGGAGGACATAAATTAAAACTATTTATCGTAAATGGTACAGATGTGCTAATTAAATTATCACAGATTGAGAAAAGAAATCGTGTAGTTATGTTAAAGCGAGTAATGTATAAAGTGGCTGAAAGATTATGCGACAAGACTAACGCTAAATCGATAACTACCGGGGAATCCCTATCACAAGTATCATCACAAACTATGACTAATTTATACGTAACCGAATATGGCATAAAATATCCAATTTTTAGACCTTTAATTGGGTTTGATAAAGAAGAGATTATTGAACTCGCAAGGAAAATTGGAACTTACGAATACTCAATTAAGCTACCAGAATATTGTGCAATATCAACTAAAGCTAGGACGTCTATAGAACTTAATGAAGTATTAAAGGATGAGGAGAAAATAAACATTGATTACGAGAAAATACTTGAAAACTCAGATGTAATTGAACTATGATCAGCCCTCACACGCGCACATCATTAATCAGTCCGGGGTTCTCACATCACTTAAACTACCTTAAACGACAAAGTCCATTTTCATTCTTTTACTATTAAAAAATAAGGCTTCTATCCTAAAAGCTTATTTAAAAGAGAATCCAATGATTTTTTAGCATCTAAAATACTCTTAGCCTTTTCAGGAGGATCCTTAAAGTAATAATAACAAACCTCATTAACGGCACCGCTGATACCGTGCTGTACTAATAGTTTTGCAATTCTTATCAGATCTATTAAAGGAGCCACTGCATTAAAAGAATCATATGTCTTCAGAGAAATATCAATTCTTACTGGGATTCCAATTCCGTATAGGCCTTCAATTACCATATAACTTACTCTTCTATCTTTTAGAAATTCTACATAATCAGATGTCCCAGCTACGACCTCAGCCCCGTTTGCGTATGAAGAAATAAGAGACGACTTTATACTTTTTTTAAGGTCTTTTCTCCAATCTTCTAACGTAACTAATGCTTCTGTAGATCCGGCAATGTCTATTTGATAAGACTTCAAAACCTTTACACCTCTATTTTTTAAAAATTCGATTATCCCGACATGTGTTATAGTTCCTCCTATTTGACTTAATAAGTCGTCCCCTAGGATTACAAGACCTTTTTCCCTAAATTGATCTTTAAATTCCTTTGCGGTTGGAGAAGGAGTGGAGTTTATGAAAGAAGAACCAGCCTCTAATGATGCAGTAGCATAAA of Sulfolobus sp. E5-1-F contains these proteins:
- the thiI gene encoding tRNA uracil 4-sulfurtransferase ThiI — translated: MIIIIRPSGEIALKSPRSRRNFEHTLANNIRNIIKEGKIWKSQGILFLEVNDDNKNIEELSKVFGIASFSPVILIKSYNNLEDIVNEAKEVFSEIVKGKIFAVRAKRIGSHNFTSLDIQRKVGEALYPFSRGVNLENPEVEVFIEIRNNITYFYHKIIKGPKGLPVGVAGKTVVLFSGGIDSPVATWMMMKRGSIPIILNFNLGGNIHRKFVLEELSILRKWSGGHKLKLFIVNGTDVLIKLSQIEKRNRVVMLKRVMYKVAERLCDKTNAKSITTGESLSQVSSQTMTNLYVTEYGIKYPIFRPLIGFDKEEIIELARKIGTYEYSIKLPEYCAISTKARTSIELNEVLKDEEKINIDYEKILENSDVIEL
- a CDS encoding inositol-3-phosphate synthase, with amino-acid sequence MVRIALIGVGNVASALVQAIELAKNGKEIYGILDLPIKPYDIDIVAAFDIDKRKINKKLREAIFTKPNVVDKYVEVRSDVIVMRGPTLDGRVGILSNIIEESEEEPVDVVDILKREKVDVVLNLLPTGATKASSFYATASLEAGSSFINSTPSPTAKEFKDQFREKGLVILGDDLLSQIGGTITHVGIIEFLKNRGVKVLKSYQIDIAGSTEALVTLEDWRKDLKKSIKSSLISSYANGAEVVAGTSDYVEFLKDRRVSYMVIEGLYGIGIPVRIDISLKTYDSFNAVAPLIDLIRIAKLLVQHGISGAVNEVCYYYFKDPPEKAKSILDAKKSLDSLLNKLLG